The following coding sequences are from one Diospyros lotus cultivar Yz01 chromosome 7, ASM1463336v1, whole genome shotgun sequence window:
- the LOC127806524 gene encoding E3 ubiquitin-protein ligase PUB24-like translates to MDETEVPQFFICPISLQIMRDPVTAITGITYDRESMEHWLFQANNTTCPVTQQPLPRDSYLTPNHTLRRLIQAWCSTKGLDRIPTPKPPLNKLNVLSLIRGIQVQEFRVKSLRKLEVLAFEHERNRICMAEAGVIQAIAGFVVACYRSGETMGLEEALSTLYLLRTESMETKLLLDENNDQMIDSLIWVLGLEINNHLTVKSHAISVLKKIIGKANSEVLGRLKPEFFQKIVRALREGISQEGVNAALHIMLEACPWGRNRLIMVENEAIFELIELELGSPENRTSELILGILFHLCYSADGRAQLLSHAAAVAVITKRLLNVSPTANDRAVLILSLICKFSGTPMVLEEMVRVGAVAKLCMVLQLNCDSYLKDKALEILRAHSQVWKASPCMEITTLSNYPG, encoded by the exons ATGGATGAAACAGAAGTTCCTCAGTTCTTCATCTGCCCCATCTCTCTGCAAATCATGAGAGACCCAGTAACCGCTATAACTGGCATCACCTACGATCGGGAAAGCATGGAGCATTGGCTCTTCCAAGCCAACAACACCACTTGTCCGGTGACGCAGCAGCCATTGCCGAGGGACTCATACTTAACGCCCAACCACACGCTCCGGCGATTGATTCAGGCATGGTGTTCAACGAAAGGCCTAGACAGAATCCCGACGCCGAAGCCTCCTCTCAATAAACTCAATGTTCTAAGCCTCATTAGAGGGATTCAGGTTCAAGAATTTAGGGTAAAATCGTTGAGGAAACTGGAAGTGTTAGCGTTCGAACACGAACGGAACAGGATTTGCATGGCGGAAGCCGGAGTGATCCAGGCCATCGCAGGGTTCGTTGTAGCTTGTTACAGAAGCGGAGAAACTATGGGGCTGGAAGAAGCACTGAGCACTCTGTATCTTCTTCGAACTGAGTCGATGGAAACGAAGCTTCTTCTCGACGAAAATAATGATCAGATGATCGACTCGTTGATTTGGGTTTTAGGTCTAGAGATCAACAATCATCTGACCGTGAAAAGCCATGCGATTTCAGTACTGAAGAAGATCATCGGAAAGGCTAACTCTGAGGTGTTAGGGCGGCTAAAACCCGAGTTCTTCCAAAAGATTGTACGTGCTTTGAGAGAAG gTATATCCCAAGAAGGGGTAAATGCAGCCTTGCATATTATGTTAGAAGCTTGTCCATGGGGACGAAACAGACTGATAATGGTGGAAAACGAGGCCATTTTTGAGCTCATTGAGCTGGAACTGGGATCGCCGGAGAACAGAACCTCCGAGCTCATATTGGGAATACTGTTTCATCTGTGTTATTCCGCTGACGGGAGAGCACAGCTCCTGAGTCACGCCGCCGCTGTCGCTGTCATCACCAAGAGGCTCCTGAACGTTTCTCCGACAGCCAACGACCGGGCCGTGTTGATTCTGTCGCTGATATGCAAGTTCTCCGGGACACCCATGGTTCTTGAGGAGATGGTGAGGGTTGGGGCTGTGGCGAAGCTCTGCATGGTGCTTCAGCTTAACTGTGACTCGTATCTGAAAGACAAAGCACTGGAGATCCTTAGGGCTCACTCTCAAGTGTGGAAGGCTTCTCCTTGCATGGAGATTACCACTTTGAGCAACTACCCTGGCTAG
- the LOC127806336 gene encoding uncharacterized protein LOC127806336 produces MLVKSLVAECHPEDLEECFKTLRKFHVKLNPAKCAFGVSAGKFLGYIVHHRGIEVNPTKVKAIMDMPAPRTEYEALLAGLRLAEQLGAQNVEVSSNSNLVVQQVNREYEARESQMARYLAMVRELMTRFQHVKVEYVPRAMNTEADLLSRIASSSFPRSSREIRIESLLQKSIEEVADQLCVEDEPSWMNPLLSYLKEEKLPEDDSEVREVKRKARNFMLVSGELYRRSFSQPLLKCI; encoded by the exons atgctggtaaaaagcCTGGTGGCAGAGTGTCATCCGGAGGATTTGGAGGAGTGTTTCAAGACCCTTCGTAAGTTCCATGTGAAACTTAATCCTGCCAAATGTGCTTTTGGAgtttctgcaggaaagttcTTGGGCTACATAGTACACCACCGAGGGATTGAGGTGAACCCTACGAAGGTTAAAGCTATCATGGATATGCCAGCCCCGAGGA CGGAATACGAGGCCTTGTTGGCTGGTCTGAGGTTGGCTGAACAGTTGGGAGCTCAAAATGTCGAGGtgagttcaaattctaatttagtGGTGCAACAGGTGAATAGAGAATATGAAGCTCGAGAAAGTCAGATGGCACGATACTTGGCCATGGTCAGAGAGCTGATGACGCGTTTCCAACACGTAAAGGTGGAGTACGTCCCTCGGGCTATGAACACGGAGGCGGACCTGTTGTCTCGAAtcgcttcttcctctttccctaGGAGCTCTCGGGAAATTCGGATCGAGTCTCTTCtgcaaaagagtatcgaagaagTCGCAGATCAGTTATGTGTAGAGGACGAGCCCAGCTGGATGAACCCTTTGTTGTCGTATTTGAAAGAAGAGAAACTCCCCGAAGACGATTCGGAGGTTCGGGAGGTCAAACGAAAAGCTCGAAATTTCATGTTAGTCAGTGGGGAGCTATACAGAAGGTCCTTTTCACAACCACTGCTCAAGTGTATCTGA